The Acropora palmata chromosome 3, jaAcrPala1.3, whole genome shotgun sequence nucleotide sequence gTGCTTTAGTAACactatttttttgttcctcATTCATCAAGGGTACATTCATGAACATGAATTATTGCTTTTCACTAATGTCAGATGTCTATTATATCTCTATCTCTATAGCGCAAGAATGGTCAAATCAACACCCTCATGAAGAATCATGAGAAGGCATTCAGTgacataaaaaattattacaatgaCATTACACTTAATAACTTGGCACTCATCAATTCCCTCAAGGtaataaaacattttcaggCATACATATGCATTTTGTGATAATTATACATTTAAGCAGATGCCCTAGTGTGGCAGAAAAACGGAGAATCATCATTTTCAGTGTTGTGTGTCTACAGCTTTTTGCATGAACACATTCCTATCTTGATCATTTACTAGGTAAAATTCTTTCTCTTCTATGGAAGTATTGCTATTTTGAAGAGCTGACACGTTCTTTCATCATTGACATCATGCAGTTCATGAATCAAGATTAGATGTACATGTATGCAGCATTTTAATGTAATATCGATAGTCATGAATATAccataaaattccaaaagTAAGCCCTGGGGCTTATTTTTCAAGGGGCTTATATTTGGAGGGACCTCTATACAAAGAGAAATTTgcattacaaaaataattaatcaatAGGCCTAGCTAAAAGTTGGAGGGAAATGTATGCGTTATTGTGctatttttgctttgttttattttctatttgaaGTCAATTTCCAAGTATAAGCACCCAAAGGAAGTTATTCCGAGGGCAAAATTAACAGAGGGTTTTTTGTGTTATGAGTTTGAGGGGCTTATACGTGGAAGGActtattttcagaattttacGGTAGTATTTGCAGGCCCATATCAGGATTAGGGAATGTAAATGTACTGTCATTCCATGTTATTATGTGGAGCAAAAACTGGACTGCCAGTCAGCAAGCAAGTCTTTCAGGTGACAAGCATGTCCATGCAGGCTTCTTGATACGACCAGCCTCTGTTATCACTATTTGTCTAAGTAGTGGCTGTATCTCAGCATTTGCAATCTCCCTGTCTTGATCTTATGGCTGTTTCTGCTTTCTTGTCATAATGCACCCTACAGGTGAGCCTTTTTGAGACATCAGTATCAAGCCAATTAAATTTCACTGTACAATGTGGGTCGGACCGCAGcaattgaaataaattattattccttaCTCTTCACAAACAGTGTGAGGTAAAGTGGTTTCTGTACTTACATTTTGTAGGAACAAGTTGAGGAGATGAAGAAGAAGGAAGAGAGAATGGAGAAACAACTGAATGAAATCATGGCAGAGAACAAAAGATTAACAGAGCCATTGCAGAAAGCTAGAGAAGAAGTGGAAGAACTTAGAAAACAGGTGAACACTGAAACagtcaaataataattattgttacttaTATTAAAGAACTGCATTGCTATGTGGAAGATACAtgagacatcctggagcttccactattggcagccagctccaagatggggCCGGCACCTATagctggcaaaacctgacaacccagtcATGGGCCCCCACACCCCCGAAAAGACAGGCACCCATCACACTGATACACATTGGAGAGCAGAgggtggggaagggagggaacaaaaaccACTTAACGCTCCACACATTATGCTCCTTCTTCCCGCCACACTGATAAATAAGTGCAAGTGGAATTCCATGCATGCACAAATATATCAAAACCACTGACAATGATTGCCTGCAGTCGCTCCTAGTTGTTTAATTGGTGAAACTTTGTTTAACctcataaaacaaacaatttaattgaaagaagacctttttttttctcagcttGCAAACTATGAAAAAGACAAAGCCTCATTGGCTgtaagtattattatttacacAGTGGTAGTCCCTCTATTCTTATCAGAccattttgtaaaatttaggTGTACCGTAATAGACCATtctacagttgtgtgcttagttgcttggcctttgaatgaaagtgaggctggagttgaccttgttttgatagaaacctcactgcttttgttatgtaaattcctactaatttagcatgagaacagcagcATTAGTGTAagaaagcagggaggtttctatcaaaacaaggtcaactctggtctcactttcattcaatggccaggcaactaaggacacaactgtaaaaatgGTCCACTGTTAAACCTATTGTTTTTGATGGGcataaatgattgtttcttgttgttttatgTCTTATGTATTAAATAACCATGCAGTCAGGGATTGTTCTTTAACATTGCTCTGGTTTGTTCATAGAGTGCAAAAGCAAGACTTAAAGTGCAGGATGAAGAGCTGAGAAGCCTCCACTGGGAACATGAAGTCCTTCAGCAACGCTTCTCACAGGTTTGTGTGAAATTTTGTTACTTTCCAGCTGCTATAAGAattgagcattttttttatagggTAGAAAGATAATACATTGATAATATCCTCACCATATAAAGCGACAGAAGGTTCTGAAATATTACTTTGAAACCTGATTCCTCACGGGGTCAAAGAACGACATGTTAAGACGCCTTCCTTTTATCTCTAAAAGCAGAAAGAATCgccataatttattattgcagtTTCATtacatgtttttgtttttgtttgtttgtttgtcatgTTTGTAGACTCAAAGCGAGCGTGACGAACTGTATGGCAAGTTTGTCAAGGCTATTCATGAGGTTCAGCAAAAAAGTAACTTTAAGAACTTGCTTTTAGAGAAGAAACTCTCAGCTCTGGCTGATACGCTGGAAAAGAAGGTACGATTTCAAATTCTCGTTAGTACATGTATGCAGACGCATAAGAGACGGAAgtcaatgaaaacacaaaaggaGGTCAAACGTAATAAATTGGATTTTGCTTCAGGAACCACTGCACAAGCCAGAATTAGCAAGTTTTGCAGTTGTACTGAGACAACTCAATGAAATATACTGATCGTATGTACGTATGGACGAaaaaaacacttgcaacgACCTGAAATAAAACTTGTAAAGAATACAATTACACACCCTCTGACAGTTGGCAGCGAAGGCCACTGTTTCCTTCTTGAAGTAATGGATCTGATTACGAGAGAACTCTGTTCTTCCAACTACGTTTGCTTCTTTGCTTCGTCGGTTTGTTTCAGAAATTAAGTAGCAAATAAGgcttttcaaattgtttttcatcacACAGGAAGCACAGCTAAATGAAGTGCTATCGGCATCCAATCTGGACCCAACTGCCCTCACAGTTGTTACAAGGAAGCTAGAGGTAAGCCTGGTGCTATGTAAAGGAGTAGACAGCAAAAGTAAAGTGGATTTTCTCAGCCGGTTTCTTGTAACTTGATTTGGTGTGTAACGCGTCAgctgaaaaccaagaatttaTAGTTCCCAGCGTCTCGTACGAGTATAATAACAGTGTCTCTCCTTTTTATAATTGTGTACTTCCATGGtgtttttttaaaggatgTACTGGACTCAAAGAACAGTGCAATCAAAGATTTGCAGTATGAACTCGCTCGTGTCTGCAAGgtaaatatttcttcttttttctgttttctttcacCTGGGTTGAGGACTCCAGAAGATGTGATCAAACAAAGCCACTTAGTATGAAGGTTTTATGTGGGAGGAACTCTACCAAACAACCAAATGGCTCAATATGATTGTGACGTAACCAGTGACATGATCGGTTTGGATGATACCAATGGTACATACCGCAACAGTGGTTGTACTTTTTGTCACTCAgggatgattttgcaaagcacTACGTATTTACTACTGTGCAGTTGTGATGAGAAAAgtatttcaaaaatgttttcggtcTGTTAGTTTACCTCACCTcatttcaaacaagaaaaccTGCTCGCAGTGAGGCTGTGAGGCTGTAAGGCGTTTGCATGAAACAAACATCGACAACATTGTAGTATACCAACTTTTTCTCTTCCGGACATTTTACTGAATTCTGTCTTATACTGTAAACTCAGACTCGCACTCATTTTGCAGGCTCATAACGACCTCATCCGAACATACGAAGCGAAGCTCCAGTCATTCGGTGTTCCGACGGAAGAACTCGGATTTAAGCCTCTAGAAAGCAACGTCGGGGGTCAGCAGCTTGGCAGAGGACCCGCTGGCCTGGTCGCTGCGCCAACTTAATTTTGCAACACACTTAAAAAGTTTGTCAAAATTCGAAACAATATGTACAGATCACTTTTCCCTAAGCTTGTAAAATATAATTTGTTATCTAATTTTACAGGTCCATGCAAATACGAGGTCTTAAGTTTCACAGTTAGGATCCCAGCGAGGACTGACCGGGAATTTCAACTGTGgcactgttttcttttttcataatttttacttttctcttTATTATGTGAACGCTTTTGTCGTTTATTTCAATTGTTAAGGTGCAATATGATTTGATAATAATTCTTTTAAACAATAGGCTTCCggtaataaaaaaagaaacgagtCAAAACTAATTTGCCTGCGGTTTTGTAGGTTCATCGTAGCTATTGTCGTTCATTAGCGTTCATAATGTTTAACGTCTGGTGACCGTGATCAGGCAGCCGGGATGCTTCGGGTCGCGCAAAGTCAGACGGGAATGTGTCACTGGCCGTTGAACGCGGGGTGGTGTGGTTTCATCTTCCTAGTTACCTTGCACTGAAGACCTTAGACAACAATGACCATAACCCAGGTGTAGCCAAAATTCGCTGGTCAGCAACCGGTTATAACAATAGTTTGCTGAGGGTGCTCATTCTTGCAGGAtcagaaaaactggttctTCCCATTGTTATGTAAGGATTTTTACGTTGAACAGCTACTTCTTGaacttttcaaatgaaaacgTAAGATCACCTGGTTTTACTAAAAGCTTAGCCCATCAATCATTATTAAAAGACGATGTAGTATAtcagttttttcttcataCACCCGCAAGAACCTTAAAACTGCGAAGCTCAGTCGAATTTATTGATTCAGTCCAGCTGTTGGAGTATTGCCTAAAGGAATTGGGGCAAGGTTTGCAAAAGTAGGCTCTCTGTGGGAATAGCGGACTCCGACCCAATCCTCAAAAGAGTCTACTCGCAGGCTAGGTTTGCACTCAAGGTTCCCCTTTTCCTCGTTAACAAGCACTCTCTAATGACTCCAACGGCTTGCACTCAAACCAGATTATTTTGGGGTACAAGGCTCAGCCGGTCTACTCAGCTTCAGTCAAATACTTGAAAACAGTTTCTGGAAAATCCACCTTGTGCATCAGCGATATTACTCAATTTTCCATGCAAGTTTGCAAGAATAGTGTTTTTCAGGCCCAGGCTGGAGTATTATTACTTTTCTGCCGATTTTAGGctgaaaatattcttttattattcttaaaaTATAGTGACTTTGACTGCGTTGAAGTAAGTTTCGACCCAAACTGCAGGCAATAACTGAGCCTGATATCATACACAAAACTTTACTTGCATCGAACATACGATTaatgctgttttttgtttttgctagcTATGTTactcaaaaaagaaagaatttatCGTAATACCTTTTTCAGGCTTAGTTCCTTCCTTTTGTGCCATATACTGAGCATATTACATGTACTGTTCATCGAACTGCATTGAACATTTGGTTGTACTAGCTAGAGCAGGTTTTTCGTTTtattggtaagttttgccgttTAGAGAAATAAATGAGGTTAGGTTGAAAAAGTATAATTGTATTGTATTTACAGATTTTCAACACACAAAATTACCATTTAAAATGGTAAGTTTGTGGTAATTAAGATGATTTTAATGTCAATAATCTTCGCAGTTTACTACGCTACTTAAGTAGTAGTGAAAGAtaggcctgaaaaattaagGCCTGAACAGGACTCCAACCCTGACCTAGCAATTCcgattaaaatgaaatttcatgaaTTTTATTCGCATATATGATCCACTAATCGGGGTtggaagcggaataattgGATATCTCTTATTcattatttcattcatttttttctgagttattcattattccttatTCCGTTTTGCTcgatattcattattccgtttcaagtttgtcgagtaattctttattccgaatgcctaaaccctaaatattccttattcattttattttagaagtcgttattcattattcattattccgcttccacccccgaCACTACTGACAAGTTCCCATTTATCCTGGTAGCTCAGCTGGTGGAGCACCGCAACGGCATCGCAAAGGTCAGGGTTCAAGTTCCGTTCAGGTCTGAATTCAGTTCAGGCCCATCTCTTCCGATACTGCTCAAGAAGCGTAGCAAGCTGCGAAGAGTGTtaatattaaaattgtttccatccccagttcaaatgaaatttcatcaatTTGATCACACAAAATTACGTCGTTTTCAAAATC carries:
- the LOC141877263 gene encoding dynein regulatory complex subunit 4-like, which codes for MPPKKKSGKKKGKKKSAKSKTPTIVDGISTEEMSKEQLEEHIVRLREELDREREERNYFQLERDKVTTFWEITKRQHEERKAELRNKDREMEEAEERHQVEIKVYKQKVKHLLYEHQNNIAEQKAESAVQLKLAQDEHQSNEQDLRKDKRSLKVELKEQELSHEDVVKNLKRGHDEHVTKLRQDFERQVKEIESKYDKKMKALREELELRRKTEIHEIEERKNGQINTLMKNHEKAFSDIKNYYNDITLNNLALINSLKEQVEEMKKKEERMEKQLNEIMAENKRLTEPLQKAREEVEELRKQLANYEKDKASLASAKARLKVQDEELRSLHWEHEVLQQRFSQTQSERDELYGKFVKAIHEVQQKSNFKNLLLEKKLSALADTLEKKEAQLNEVLSASNLDPTALTVVTRKLEDVLDSKNSAIKDLQYELARVCKAHNDLIRTYEAKLQSFGVPTEELGFKPLESNVGGQQLGRGPAGLVAAPT